Proteins encoded within one genomic window of Thermanaerothrix sp.:
- a CDS encoding CoA pyrophosphatase → MWLSPEGRCTLLTRRPLTLRRHPGQVAFPGGVRDPEDRTPAETASREAVEEVSPSGSWRPVALMAPQRALTSSFNVVPVVFAGSERAPVFVPSPHEVDDLGVIPLPGVEDFSLDPMGGPELVLPRLGRVFGLTARVLLNVILSLEEIRWLF, encoded by the coding sequence TTGTGGCTTTCACCCGAAGGGAGATGTACTTTGCTGACCAGACGTCCGTTGACCCTTAGGCGGCATCCGGGGCAGGTGGCCTTCCCTGGTGGAGTCAGGGATCCTGAGGACAGGACGCCCGCTGAGACTGCCAGCCGGGAGGCTGTGGAGGAGGTATCCCCCTCTGGGAGTTGGCGCCCGGTGGCGCTCATGGCTCCCCAGAGGGCTCTTACCAGCTCGTTCAACGTGGTGCCGGTGGTGTTTGCCGGCTCCGAGAGGGCGCCTGTTTTCGTACCCTCTCCCCACGAGGTGGACGACCTAGGGGTGATACCTCTACCGGGGGTGGAAGATTTTTCCTTGGACCCAATGGGAGGGCCGGAGCTTGTATTGCCCCGATTGGGTCGGGTGTTTGGCCTCACCGCCAGGGTTTTATTGAACGTTATCCTTAGTTTGGAGGAGATCCGATGGCTTTTCTAG